From the Bubalus kerabau isolate K-KA32 ecotype Philippines breed swamp buffalo chromosome 2, PCC_UOA_SB_1v2, whole genome shotgun sequence genome, one window contains:
- the LOC129644686 gene encoding uncharacterized protein LOC129644686, protein MKVPRQTGRQREGATDRQTRSRARAHTHTHTHTHGHRDRGRVTERRQTGDRQGREDGIGSETDTLAQTVTHLRGRPRGSSSFPKGGGVSLGPGPAGRLKAVPWGWRSPVETPRLPRLQGPIRLGYLKRDPAPAPRPEDDSAATCCLVNIVNMWESSKCSKSLVVVLGKTSVLSCSVVPNFDATHGLRPVRLLCPRLCPGKNTGAGCHFLLQGILPTQGSNPSLLQADAFPSEPRYC, encoded by the exons atgaaggttccgAGACAGACTGGAAGACAGCGAGAGGGagctacagacagacagacgcgctcgcgcgcgcgcgcgcacacacacacacacacacacacacacggacacagagacagagggcGAGTGACAGAGAGACGGCAAACgggagacagacaggggagagaggatggcatcggatccgagacagacacactggcacagaccgtgacgcacctcagaggGAGGCCGCGCGGAAGcagcagcttccccaagggagggggcgtcagccttgggccgggcccGGCTGGACGGCTGAAagcggtgccctggggctggcgttCGCCCGTggagaccccaagacttcctcgtcTCCAAGGTCCCATTCGGCTTGGCTACCTAAAGCGggacccagcccctgcccctaggccagagg atgacTCAGCTGCCAcctgctgcctagtcaacatcGTCAACATGTGGGAGTCAAGCAAGTGTTCCAAATCCCTTGTTGTGGTCCTTGGAAAGACTTCTGttctgagttgctcagttgtgcccaactttgatGCGACCCATGGCCTgcggcccgtcaggctcctctgtccgcgactttgcccaggcaagaataccggagcgggttgccatttccttctccaggggatcttgcccacccagggatcaaacccgagtctccttcaGGCAGAcgccttcccatctgagccacgataCTGCTAA